The nucleotide sequence GACGACGCGCTGCAGCTGCAGCTGGGCTCGCAGTCGCTGCCGCTGCCCGCCTCGGTGCTCGCCGCGCGACCGGCGCTGGCCGAGCACGTGGACCGCAAGGTGGTGGTGGGCGTGCGGCCGGAGGACCTGGACGACGCGTCGCTGCGCCCCGGTGCCGACGAGGCGACCCTGCAGGTGGTGGCCGAGCTCATCGAGCCGCTGGGCTCGGACCTGGTGGTGCACCTGGGCCTGGACGCGGAGTCCGCGGCCACCGTCGCCGACCTCGCGGACCTGGCCGACCTCGACGAGCTGCCCGGTGGGGACTCCTCCGTGGGCCGCGACGGTGCAACCGCCACCATGGTCGCCCGGTTCAACCCTCGCAGCGACGTCAGCGTCGGCACACCGGTCACGGTGCGCGTCGACACCGAGCGCCTGCACTTCTTCGACCCGAGCAGCGGACTCGGAATCTGGGCAGCCGAGCCCGACCCCGGACCCGGCGCCGACACTAGGGAGGAAATCGCATGAGATCGCACCGCAAGAGATTCCTGGCGCTGGGAGCGCTCGTCACCGGGGCTGCGCTGCTCGCCGCCTGCTCGTCGAGCCAGGAGTCCTCCTCCAGCTCGTCGTCGGCCAGCCCCACCACGTCCTCCAGCGCCTCGGCGCTGCCGCAGCTCAACGGCCAGGAGTTCGCCATCCTGGGCCCCTGGACCAAGGACGAGCAGGTCACCTTCCAGAAGGTGATCGACGACTTCAACGCCAAGACCGGCGCCAAGGGCACCTACACCTCCGGTGGCGACGACGTGCCGACCATCCTGGGTACCAAGGTCGCCGGTGGCGCCCCGCCGGACGTCGCGGTGATCGCCTCCCCCGGCACGGTGGAGAAGTTCGCCAAGGAGGGCAAGCTCAAGCCCGCCAACCCGCAGGTGCAGGCGGCCGTGGGCGCCAACTACAGCCCGCTGTGGACCGAGCTGGGCAGCGTCGACGGCAAGCTCTACAGCGTCTACGCCGACGCCTCCAACAAGTCCACCTTCTGGTACTCCACCAAGGCCTTCGAGACCGCGGGCGTCACCGACGAGCCGAAGACCTGGGACGACCTGGTGAAGACCGCCCAGACGCTGGCCGACTCCGGCGTCCAGGTGCCGATCGCCGTCGCCGGTGGCGACGGCTGGACCCTGACCGACTGGTTCGAGAACGTCTACATCCGCACCGCGGGCCTGGACAGCTACGACAAGCTGACCAAGCACGAGATCCCGTGGACCGACCCGTCGGTGACCAAGGCGCTGGAGACCCTGAAGAAGATCTGGGGCAACAAGGCGCTGGTCGGTGACCCGGCCACCGCGCTGCAGACCAGCTTCACCCAGTCGGTGGCCAACACCTTCAAGAACGACGCCCCCTCGGCCATGGTCTACGAGGCCAGCTTCGTGGCCACCCAGATCGGCCAGGAGGTGCCCACCGCCAAGGTCGGCACCGACGCCAAGTTCTTCCCGTTCCCCGAGATCGACGGCTCCCCGCAGTCGGTCGTCGGTGGCGGTGACGCGGTGGTGGCCTTCACCGACAACCCCGCCGCGCAGGCGTTCCTGCAGTACATGGCCTCCACCGACGCCGCCAAGCTCATGGTGTCCAGCGAGGGCAGTGGCTTCGCCTCGGCCAACAAGACGCTGCAGGCGTCGGACTACCCGAACGAGACCCTGGCCAAGGTCGGGGCGGACATCGTCGCCGCCGGTGACAAGTTCCGCTTCGACATGTCCGACCAGACGCCCTCGGCGTTCGGCGGCACCAAGGGCCAGGGGCAGTGGAAGGCTCTGCAGGACTTCCTGGGCAACGGTGACGTCGCCGCCGCCCAGGCCCAGCTGGAGTCGGCCGCCAAGGCCGCCTACAAGTAGCTCCTCCCCGCTGCCGGTGAACCAGCCGGCAGGACATCCGATCACGAGGCAGGACGAGCACCGATGAGCCAGGACGCAGGGACGACGAGCGCTGACGTGCTCGTCAGGGCGGAACCAGACGTCGTCCCTGCGTCCCGGTCTCGGGGCGCAGGGCGCGGCAAGCGGGCGCACCCGCCCGGCGAGGGGCGCTGGCTGGCCTACGCGTTCCTGGGGCCGGCGCTGGTGCTGCTCGCCGCGGTCCTGCTCTACCCGATCGGCTACTCCCTGGCCCGCAGCTTCTTCAGCGACGCCGGCGGCGGCTGGGGCGACTGGGTGGGGCTGGACAACTACACGGCCCTGTTCACCAACCCGGACAACTTCACCGCGGTCAAGAACAACATCATCTGGATCGTGGTGGCGCCCACGGTGGTCACCATCGTGGGCCTGCTCTTCGCGGTGCTCAGCGAGCGGGTCCGCTGGGGCACCGCGTTCAAGCTCATCCTGTTCATGCCCATGGCCATCTCGTTCCTGGCCTCGGGCATCACCTTCCAGATGATCTACTCCGACCAGCCCACCCGTGGGCTGGCCAACGCGGTCGCGGTGGGCGTGCACGACACGTTCAGCCCGGCCGCCTCCTACCCCACCGTCAAGCCTCGCCCGGTCGCCGGGCTCGAGGGCGCGGAGGGAAGCGACTACACCTCCACCGCCGCCGTCGCCGCCGGCACCCCGGTGCTGCTGCCGATGGTGGGGCTGCCGGTGGCCAACCCACCCGCCGACGCGGCCCCGGCCGCACCGGCCCCGAACGGCGCGGGCCTGCACGGCACGGTGTGGAACGACTTCGCCGCCGGCGGTGGCGGCACCGTGGGCAGCATCGACTCCGGCGAGCTGGGCCTGCCGGGCCTGGAGATCCAGGCCGTCCGCGACGGCGCAGTGGTGGAGACCGCCACCGTCAGCGCCGACGGCACCTTCTCCTTCCCCTCCCTCACCGAGGGCAGCTACCAGCTGCGCCTGCCGGCCAGCAACTTCGCCGCGCCCTACGGTGGGCTGAACTGGCTGGGGCCCGACCTCATCACCCCGGCCATCCTCATCGCCTACCTGTGGGTGTGGGCCGGCTTCGCCATGGTCCTCATCGCCTCCGGGCTGGCCGCCATCCCCCGCGACGTGCTCGAGGCCGCCCGGATCGACGGCGCCACCGAGTGGCAGGTGTTCCGCCGGGTCACCGCGCCGCTGCTGGCCCCGGTGCTGATGGTGGTGTTCGTGACGCTGGTGATCAACGTGCTCAAGATCTTCGACCTGGTCTACGTGATGACCCAGGGCACCGGCAGCGGTCCGGCCGCCACCGTGCTCGCCGTGCAGATGTACAACCTGTACGCCAACGGCAGCTACGGCAGCTCCAGCGCCATCGGCATCGCGCTGGTGCTGCTGGTGCTGCCCGCCATGCTGTTCAACATCCGCCGGTTCCGAACGGAGCAGAGTTGACCACCGCAGGCACCGACCTCGTCACCGGCCGCGGGCGCACGCTGCCCCAGCGCATCGTCGCCCGGCTCACCAGCGGCACGGCCACCATCGTGCTGGTCGTCATCGCGCTGGTCTGGCTGCTGCCCACCTTCGGGCTGCTGGTCCAGTCGGTGCGCAACAAGGAGTTCTACTCCTCCGGCGGGTGGTGGCAGGCGCTGCTGCACCCCGCCCAGCTCACCGCCGACAACTACTCGGCGCTGCTGTCCACCTCGGCGATCACCGACTCCTTCCTGAACACCGTCAAGATCACCGTCCCGTCCACCCTGCTGGTGGTGCTCATCGGCGCCCTGGCCGGCTACGCCTTCGCGTGGCTGGAGTTCCCCGGCCGCGACTGGCTGTTCATCGCCGTCATCGCGCTGCTGGTGGTGCCCATCCAGGTGGCGCTGATCCCGGTGGTCAAGCTGTTCAGCACGGTGGGCATCTACGGCTCGGTCACCGGCCTGGTGGTCTTCCACGTGGCGTTCGGCCTGCCGTTCGCCATCTTCCTGTTCCGCAACTACTTCGCCGGCATCCCCAAGGACCTGCTGGAGGCGGCGCGGATGGACGGCGCCGGCGAGCTGCGCATCTTCCTCACGGTGATCCTGCCGCTGGGCCTGCCGGCCATCGCCTCGCTGGCCATCTTCCAGTTCCTCTGGGTGTGGAACGACCTGCTGGTGGCGCTGGTGTTCTCCGACTCCTCCACCCAGCCGCTCACCGTGGCGCTGTCCTCCCAGATGCGGGCATTCGGCGCCAGCATCGACATCCTGGCCCCCGGCGCGTTCCTGTCGCTCATCGTCCCGCTCGGGGTGTTCTTCGCCTTCCAGCGGTACTTCGTGCAGGGCGTGATGGCGGGCTCGGTCAAGTAGCCGGACGGGACCAGGAGTGCGCGCCGTCATCTCCCGGGTGAGCAGCGCCTCGGTCACCGTGGACGGCGAGCTGGTGGCGGAGCTGGCGGGCCCGGGGCTGCTGGTGCTGCTGGCCGTCGCCAGGGACGACCAGCCCGCGGCAGCGGCCACCATGGCCCGCAAGATCGCCGAGCTGCGCCTGCTGCGCGAGGAGCGCTCGGTGGCCGACACCGGCGCCGGGGTGCTGGTGGTCAGCCAGTTCACCCTCTACGGCGACACCCGCAAGGGCCGGCGCCCGTCCTGGTCAGCCGCGGCCGCCCCCGAGCACGCCACCGCGCTGATCCAGCGGGTGCTCGCCGAGCTGGCCCAGCGCGGGGTGCCCGCCGCCACGGGTCGCTTCGGCGCCGACATGGCGGTGGCGTCGGTCAACGACGGCCCGTTCACGGTGCTGGTGGACTGCTGACGCACGTTCGCCCGGCGGCGGCAAAGATCGTCCGCGTGCCGCGGTGCGTCTCACAATCGGACTCTCAGGAACTTCTCAGCCCGAGCGAGCGTTTGCCCAGGTCACAGCGGGTGTGACGCGGTGAGACAGGGAACTAATCACCGCCGTCCCGTCGTTGAAGTCAGTGAGAACCAACGACACGGAGGCGCACCATGACATCTGCCACCACCACCTCCACGGGAACCGCAAAGTCCATGTCCGACGGCGACCTGGACGCCCAGAGCCCCGCAGCCGACCTGGTCCGCGTGTACCTCAACGGGATCGGACGCACCGCGCTGCTGACTGCTGCTGACGAGGTGGAGCTGTCGAAGCGCATCGAGGCCGGGCTCTACGCCCAGCACCTGCTCAGCGAGGGCACCAAGATCAGCCCGGCCCGCAAGCGAGACCTGAACACCCTGGTCCGCGAGGGCCACGCCGCCCGCCAGCGCCTGCTGGAGGCCAACCTGCGGCTGGTCGTCTCGCTGGCCAAGCGCTACACCGGCCGCGGGATGCCCCTGCTCGACCTGATCCAGGAGGGCAACCTCGGCCTCATCCGGGCGATGGAGAAGTTTGACTACGCCAAGGGCTTCAAGTTCTCCACCTACGCCACCTGGTGGATCCGCCAGGCCATCACCCGCGGCATGGCCGACCAGAGCCGCACCATCCGGCTGCCCGTCCACCTGGTGGAGCAGGTGAACAAGCTCGCCCGGATCAAGCGGGAGCTGCACCAGCAGCTGGGCCGGGAGGCCACCGACGAGGAGCTCGCCATTGAGGCAGGCATCCCGGAGCACAAGATCGCCGACCTGCTCGACCACAGCCGGGACCCGGTGAGCCTGGACATGCCGGTGGGCAGCGACGAGGAGGCCCCGCTGGGAGACTTCATCGAGGACGCCGACGCCACCGACGCGGAGAGCGCGGTGATCTCCGGACTGCTGCACTCCGACATCTTCTCGGTGCTCGCCACCCTGGACGAGCGCGAGCAGCAGGTCATCCGGCTGCGCTTCGGCCTGGACGACGGACAGCCCCGCACCCTGGACCAGATCGGCAAGCTCTTCGGACTCTCCCGGGAGCGGGTCCGCCAGATCGAGCGCGAGGTGATGGGCAAGCTGCGTGCCGGCGACCGCGCGGAGCGGCTGCGCTCCTACGCCAGCTAGCCAGCACGGCCCGACGAGGCCGGGACCCGCACGGGCCCTGGCCTCGTCGGCCGTCCGTGGCCGTGCGGGAGGCCTCCGCCGCTCCGGTAGCGTGCCTGTCCATGACGAGCGTGCCCCCCTTCACCGAGCTGCTGCCCCTCACCGACAACGGCACCGAGTACCGCCTCGTCAGCACCGAGGGGGTGCGCCGGGTGGACACCGAGCTGGGCTCGTTCCTGCAGGTGTCCCCGGAGGCGCTGACCACCCTGGCCAAGGCGGCCATCACCGACATCCAGCACCTGCTGCGCACCAGCCACCTCAAGCAGCTGCGCGCCATCGTGGACGACCCGGAGGCCAGCGGCAACGACCGCTTCGTGGCCATGGACCTGCTGCGCAACGCCTGCGTCGCCGCGGGCAAGGTGCTGCCGATGTGCCAGGACACCGGCACCGCCATCGTGATGGGCAAGAAGGGTGAGCGGGTGCTCACCGGCGGTGGGGACGAGGCCGCGCTGTCGGAGGGCATCCGGCAGGCCTACGCCGAGCTGAACCTGCGCTACTCGCAGATGGCCCCGCTGACCATGTGGGAGGAGCGCAACACCGGCACCAACCTGCCCGCCCAGATCGACCTCAACGCCGTCGACGGCGACGCCTACCACTTCCTGGTGATGGCCAAGGGCGGTGGCAGCGCCAACAAGACGTTCCTCTACCAGGAGACCAAGGCGGTGCTCAACCCGCGCCGCCTGGCCATGTTCCTGGACGAGAAGCTGCGCTCGCTGGGCACCGCGGCGTGCCCGCCCTACCACCTGGCCATCGTCGTCGGTGGGCTGTCGGCCGAGCAGAACCTCAAGGTGGCCAAGCTGGCGTCGGCGCGCTACCTGGACACCCTGCCCACCGAGGGCTCTGCGGCCGGGCACGCCTTCCGGGACACCGACCTGGAGGAGCAGGTGCTGGAGATGACCCGCCAGTTCGGCATCGGCGCCCAGTTCGGCGGCAAGTACTTCTGCCACGACGTCCGGGTGATCCGGCTGCCCCGCCACGGCGCCTCGCTGCCCATCGGCCTGGCCGTGAGCTGCTCGGCCGACCGCCAGGCCAAGGCCAAGATCACCGCCGACGGCATCTTCCTGGAGCAGCTGGAGCGCGACCCCGCGCAGTTCCTGCCCGAGGTGACCGACGAGGACCTCTCCGACGAGGTCGTGCAGATCGACCTCACCCGCCCCATGTCAGAGATCCAGGCGACGCTGAGCGCACTGCCGGTGAAGACCCGGCTGTCGCTGACCGGCCCGCTGGTGGTGGCCCGGGACATCGCGCACGCCAAGATCGCCGAGCGGCTGGAGGCCGGCGAGCCCATGCCGCAGTACCTGCGCGACCACCCGGTGTACTACGCCGGCCCGGCCAAGACGCCCGAGGGCTACGCCTCCGGGTCCTTCGGCCCCACCACCGCGGGCCGGATGGACGCCTACGTGGCGCAGTTCCAGGCCGCCGGCGGGTCCATGGTGATGCTGGCCAAGGGCAACCGCAGCAAGCAGGTCACCGAGGCCTGCTCCACCCACGGCGGGTTCTACCTGGGCTCCATCGGTGGCCCGGCCGCCCGCCTCGCCCAGGACTGCATCACCTCGGTGGAGGTGCTGGAGTACCCCGAGCTGGGCATGGAGGCGGTGTGGAAGATCGAGGTGCAGGACTTCCCCGCGTTCATCGTGGTGGACGACAAGGGCAACGACTTCTTCGCCGGCACCTCCCAGCCCACCCTGCAGATCAGCTTCCGCCGCTAGTCGAGCAGCACGCCGCTAGCCCAGCACCGGGGCGCTAGCGCAGCCGGCGCGGGCCCAGGTCGGCCCGCGTCGGCTCCGGTCCGATGCGCACCCGGGCCGCGGTCACCGACGCGCCGTCCGGCGAGGCCAGGATCGGGCCGCAGGAGAGCTCGCGGATCTGGCTGACGTGCTCGGCCAGCGCGGCCACCTGGCCCACCACGAGGGCCAGGGAGTCCAGGTCCGCGGGCTCGCTGCCCCGGTAGCCGGTGAGCAGCGGCGCAGCCTTGGGCGCGCGGATCAGCTCCTCCGGCGAGGTCAGGGGCAGCACCCGGTACGCGCGGTCGCCCAGCAGGTCGGAGATCACCCCGGACAGGCCGAAGGAGATCAGCGACCCGAACGACGGGTCGTCCTGCACCGCCACCGTGCAGTTGATGCCCTTGCCCGCCATCTGCTGCACGTACACCGAGCTGTTGCCGGACACCTCCCGCAGGTCGTCGTAGGCGATGCGCACCGCGTCGTCGCTGCTCACGTCCAGGCGCACCCCGATGAGGTCGGAGCGGTCGCGCCACTGCTCCCCCATCGCCTTGACCGCCACCGGGAAGCCCAGCTCGTGCGCGGCGGCGACGGCCTGGTCGGCGTCGTGGGCGACCCGGAAGGCCGCCACCTCCACCCCGTAGGTGTCCAGCAGCGCCGCGGCCTCGTCGTCGGTGAGCCAGCGCCCCTCCGGGGCGTCGGCCAGCCAGCCCTGCACCAGCTCACGGGCCCGGGCCACGTCCACCAGCTCAGGGTGGGCCAGCGGCTCCGGGTCCGGGCCGGGGCGCTCGCGCCACTGGGCGTAGCGCACCGCCCGCGACAGCGCCAGCGCCGCCCGCTCCGGGCCGGGGTAGGAGGGCACCGAGCCGCGCGCGGGCTGCCCGTCCGCGCCAAGCACGGCCAGGGAGTCCGGAATGCCCTCGGCGGCGAGGAAGGTGGTGACCACCGGCTTGCGCGAGCCGGCCAGCGTCTCCCGCAGGGCGGTGGCGAACTCGGTGCCGGGGATGGCCACCGGCGGCACGAACACCGCGATCAGCGCGTCCACGTCGTCGGCGGCCAGCGCGTCGCCCACGGCCTTGGCGAACTCCTGCGGGGTGGCGCTGGCGCCCACGTCCACCGGGTCGCCCACCACGGTGAGCCCGCGGCTGCGGGCGGCGTCGGCGCCCAGCACACCCAGCGCCGTGGAGTTGCCCACCACGGCCACCCGCGGACCCGCAGGCAGCGGTTGGTAGGCGAGCAGCAGGGCGCAGTCGAAGAGCTGGGCGATGGACTCCACCCGGATGACGCCGGCCTCCTCGAACAGCGCCTGCACGCTCGCCTCGTCCACCTCCACGCTGGTGGCCGCCAGGCCGGCGGGCACCGCGTGGCGGCCGCTCTTGACCACGATCACCGGCTTGTTGCGGGCCAGGCGCCGGGCCAGGCGGGAGAACTTGCGCGGGTTGCCGAAGCTCTCCAGGTACAGCAGCACCACGTCGGTGGCCGGGTCGGAGTCCCAGTACTGCAGCAGGTCGTTGCCGGAGATGTCGGCGCGGTTGCCGGCCGAGACGAAGGTGGACAACCCCAGGCCACGCTCGGCGGCGGCGGCGAGGATGGCGATGCCCAGGGCGCCGGACTGGCAGAAGAAGCCCACCCGCCCGGCCGGCGGCAGCACCGGGGCCAGGGTGGCGTTGAGCGCCACCTCGGGGTCGGTGTTGGCCACGCCGAGGGCGCTGGGGCCGACCACCCGCATGCCGTGGGCGCGGGCGGCCTCCACCATGCGTCGCTCGGCGGCCAGGCCCTCGGGCCCAGCCTCGCTGAAGCCGGCGGAGATCACCACCAGCGCCTTGACGCCCTTGGCCAGGCAGTCGTCGAGCACGGCCTCCACCCCGCTGGCGGGCACCGCCACCACCGCCAGGTCCACCGGGTCGGGGATGTCGGAGACCGCGGCGTAGGCGCGGATGCCCTGCACGGAGCGGTTCTCCGCGTTGACCGGGTACACCGGCCCGGTGAACCCCGCCCGCAGCAGGTTCACCAGCACCGCGTGGCCCACCTTGAACCGGTCGGTGGAGGCGCCGATGACCGCGACCGAGGACGGGTGCAGCACGTTGTGCACGCTGCGGGCCTCCGAGGCGCGCTCCCGGAAGTTGCGCACGGTGAGCAGGGCCTCGGAGGGGTCGACGGCGAACTCCAGGTGCAGCACACCACCGTCGAAGGAGCGCTTGATCTGGTAGCCGGCCTGCTTGAACACCCCGAGCATGCTGCGGTTCTCCGACAGCACCTCCGCCACGAACGTGCGGATGCCGCACTCGGCCGCCGCCGCGGCGAGGTGCTCCAGCAGCACCGACCCCAGCCCGCGGCCCTGGTGGGCGTCGGCCACCACGAAGGCCACCTCGGCGGAGTGCCCGTCGCCGACGTTGGTGAGCCGCTCGTAGCGGCCCACGGCGATGATCTCCCCGCCCAGCAGCACCACGAACGCCACCCGGTCGTGGTGGTCGACGGTGGAGAAGCGGGCCAGGTCGCGGGCCGACATGGTGGGGTACGGACCGAAGTAGCGCAGGTAGCGGGTGCGCTCGGAGAGCTGGCTGTGGAAGCGGACCAGGTCGTCGGCCAGGTCCGGGGTCATCGGCCGCAGGTGCACCGTGCCGCCGTCGGAGGCCAGCGCGTCACCCTCCCAGTGCTTGGGGTAGTGGTAGGGGTCGATCTCCTCGGCCACCTCGACCTTGTCATCCATGGTGGACATCCTTACTCCTCAGTCCCCCTGCTCGGTCCCGCGATCTCAGTCTCGAGGGTCCTCCGGGTCCAGCCCGAGAAGCGGGAACACCGCACGTCGCGTGTCGCGAATCATGGTGTCCACCTTGGTCGTTGCTGGATCTCCGCTGGCAGCCACGCCGTCCCAGGGCTGGTGGGTGACGTCGGTGCCGTCACCCATGGTGGTGGGTACCGGCACCTGCGGCGAGAGCGTGGCCACGTGGGCGGTCCAGTCTGCGGGCACCTGCCGCTCCACGGCGACGTCGCGGTCGAGCACCGCGGCGAGCAGGTGCGTCCACGAGCGGGGCACCACCCGCAGCAGCCCGTAGCCGCCGCCGCCCATCGCCAGCCACCGCCCCTCCGCAGTCTCCTCGGCCAGCGCCCGCAGCGCCTGGAAGATGGCCCGGTGCCCGTCCACGCTCAGGCGCAGGTCAGCCAGCGGGTCCTCGCGGTGGGTGTCCACCCCGCACTGGGTGACCAGCACCTGCGGGCGGAAGGCGCGCAGCACCCCGGGAACGACGGCGTGGAAGGCCCGCAGCCACGACTGGTCGTCGGTGCCGGGCATCAGCGGCAGGTTGACGGTGCTGCCGGCCGCCTCGCCCCGGCCGACCTCCTGGGGCCAGCCGGTGCCGGGCCACAGCGTGGCGGGGTGCTGGTGCAGGGACAGGGTGAGCACCCGCGGGTCGTGCACGAACGCCGCCTGCACCCCGTCGCCGTGGTGGACGTCCACGTCCACGTAGGCGATGCGGTCGTAGCCGTGGTCGAGCAGCCAGGAGATGGCGATGGCGGGGTCGTTGTAGACGCAGAACCCGGAGGCTGCGTCGGCCATGGCGTGGTGCAGGCCGCCGCCGAGGGAGACCGCCCGGCGCGTGCGGCCGGCGGCGATCTCCCGCGCGGCGGCCAGCGAGCCGCCGGTGAGCAGCGCGCTGGACTCGTGCATGTGCTCGAAGATGGGGTTGTCCTCGGTGCCCAGGCCATGGTTGACCGCCTGCAGCTGGGTGGGCGCGCCCTTGACCGCCGCCAGGTAGGCCGGGGTGTGGATGCGCAGCAGGTCGTCGTCGGTGGCCGCCTGCGGCCGGATGGTCTCCACCCCGTCCAACAGACCCAGCCCGCGGGACAGCCGCATGGTCAGGTCCAGCCGGATGGGGTCGAGCGGGTGGTCCTCGCTCAGCTTGTAGCTGAGGTAGTCACTGGTCCACACGACTGCAGCTGGCGCCTGGCTCATGCCGGCGACGCTACTGTCTGGCAGCCGCCAGCGGGATCGCGGCGTGCCGGGCGAGCGTCTCGCCACAGCCTTCGTCGGATGACCACCCCGGTACATATACTCGTGGACAACGAAGGGGTGTGAGCGTGAACGACCTGGTCGACACCACGGAAATGTACCTGCGGACCATCTACGAGCTCGAGGAAGAGGGCGTCACCCCGCTGCGCGCCCGCATTGCCGAGCGCCTGGAGCAGAGTGGCCCGACCGTGAGCCAGACCGTGGCGCGCATGGAGCGGGACGGCCTGCTCGCCGTGGCCCAGGACCGTCACCTGGAGCTGACGCCCGAGGGCCGTGCCGTGGCTATCGCGGTGATGCGCAAGCACCGGCTGGCCGAGCGACTGCTGGTGGACGTCATCGGGCTCGCCTGGGAAGAGGTGCACGCCGAGGCCTGCCGCTGGGAGCACGTGATGAGCGAGGGCGTGGAGCGCCGCCTGGTGGAGGTGCTCGACCACCCCACGACCTCCCCCTACGGCAACCCGATCCCCGGCCTGGCCGACCTCGGAGGCACCCCGAGCCCCGTCAACGGCGCCACGCTGGTCCGGCTCACCGACGCCGCCGGCAAGGCCCCGGTGGCCGTGGTGGTGCGCCGCATCTCCGAGCACGTGCAGACCGACGCCGGGGTGATGGCCCAGCTGCGCCAGGCCGGCGTGGTGCCCGACGCCCGGGTCACCGTGGAGCGCACCCGCACCGGGGTGGAGATCACCGTCACCGGGCACACCACCGCCCACCTGCCCACCGAGATGGCGCACGCCGTCCAGGTGGAGCTGGTCGACGCAGCCGCTCCGGCCGCCAGCTAGCCCGCGACACCGCTCACCGCGACGCCGCTCGCCGCCGGGGCACCGGCGGGGCCACCCAGCCACGCCAGGAACCGCAAGCCCGCCCGTCCCACCAGGAAGTAGGTCGTCGTGAAGCTGCTCGTCACCGGAGGGGCCGGCTACGTCGGCAGCGTGTGCACCGACCTGCTGGTGGAGCGCGGTCACGACGTCACCGTGCTGGACAACCTCTCCACCGGGCACCGCGACGCGGTCTCCCCCGCCGCCCGCTTCGTGGAGGGCGACGTGGCCACCGACGCCCACGCGCTGCTGGCCGAGGGCATGGACGGCGTGCTGCACTTCGCCGCCAAGTCGCTGGTCGGCGAGTCGGTGGAGCGCCCCGAGCTGTACTGGTTCGGCAACGTGGTGACCAGCCTGCAGCTGCTGGAGGCGGTGCGGGCCACCGGCGTGCCGCGGCTGGTGTTCTCCTCCACCGCTGCCACCTACG is from Rhodococcus sp. X156 and encodes:
- the dtd gene encoding D-aminoacyl-tRNA deacylase, which encodes MRAVISRVSSASVTVDGELVAELAGPGLLVLLAVARDDQPAAAATMARKIAELRLLREERSVADTGAGVLVVSQFTLYGDTRKGRRPSWSAAAAPEHATALIQRVLAELAQRGVPAATGRFGADMAVASVNDGPFTVLVDC
- a CDS encoding ABC transporter permease subunit, which translates into the protein MSQDAGTTSADVLVRAEPDVVPASRSRGAGRGKRAHPPGEGRWLAYAFLGPALVLLAAVLLYPIGYSLARSFFSDAGGGWGDWVGLDNYTALFTNPDNFTAVKNNIIWIVVAPTVVTIVGLLFAVLSERVRWGTAFKLILFMPMAISFLASGITFQMIYSDQPTRGLANAVAVGVHDTFSPAASYPTVKPRPVAGLEGAEGSDYTSTAAVAAGTPVLLPMVGLPVANPPADAAPAAPAPNGAGLHGTVWNDFAAGGGGTVGSIDSGELGLPGLEIQAVRDGAVVETATVSADGTFSFPSLTEGSYQLRLPASNFAAPYGGLNWLGPDLITPAILIAYLWVWAGFAMVLIASGLAAIPRDVLEAARIDGATEWQVFRRVTAPLLAPVLMVVFVTLVINVLKIFDLVYVMTQGTGSGPAATVLAVQMYNLYANGSYGSSSAIGIALVLLVLPAMLFNIRRFRTEQS
- a CDS encoding fumarate hydratase, whose amino-acid sequence is MTSVPPFTELLPLTDNGTEYRLVSTEGVRRVDTELGSFLQVSPEALTTLAKAAITDIQHLLRTSHLKQLRAIVDDPEASGNDRFVAMDLLRNACVAAGKVLPMCQDTGTAIVMGKKGERVLTGGGDEAALSEGIRQAYAELNLRYSQMAPLTMWEERNTGTNLPAQIDLNAVDGDAYHFLVMAKGGGSANKTFLYQETKAVLNPRRLAMFLDEKLRSLGTAACPPYHLAIVVGGLSAEQNLKVAKLASARYLDTLPTEGSAAGHAFRDTDLEEQVLEMTRQFGIGAQFGGKYFCHDVRVIRLPRHGASLPIGLAVSCSADRQAKAKITADGIFLEQLERDPAQFLPEVTDEDLSDEVVQIDLTRPMSEIQATLSALPVKTRLSLTGPLVVARDIAHAKIAERLEAGEPMPQYLRDHPVYYAGPAKTPEGYASGSFGPTTAGRMDAYVAQFQAAGGSMVMLAKGNRSKQVTEACSTHGGFYLGSIGGPAARLAQDCITSVEVLEYPELGMEAVWKIEVQDFPAFIVVDDKGNDFFAGTSQPTLQISFRR
- a CDS encoding carbohydrate ABC transporter permease, with the translated sequence MTTAGTDLVTGRGRTLPQRIVARLTSGTATIVLVVIALVWLLPTFGLLVQSVRNKEFYSSGGWWQALLHPAQLTADNYSALLSTSAITDSFLNTVKITVPSTLLVVLIGALAGYAFAWLEFPGRDWLFIAVIALLVVPIQVALIPVVKLFSTVGIYGSVTGLVVFHVAFGLPFAIFLFRNYFAGIPKDLLEAARMDGAGELRIFLTVILPLGLPAIASLAIFQFLWVWNDLLVALVFSDSSTQPLTVALSSQMRAFGASIDILAPGAFLSLIVPLGVFFAFQRYFVQGVMAGSVK
- a CDS encoding sigma-70 family RNA polymerase sigma factor → MTSATTTSTGTAKSMSDGDLDAQSPAADLVRVYLNGIGRTALLTAADEVELSKRIEAGLYAQHLLSEGTKISPARKRDLNTLVREGHAARQRLLEANLRLVVSLAKRYTGRGMPLLDLIQEGNLGLIRAMEKFDYAKGFKFSTYATWWIRQAITRGMADQSRTIRLPVHLVEQVNKLARIKRELHQQLGREATDEELAIEAGIPEHKIADLLDHSRDPVSLDMPVGSDEEAPLGDFIEDADATDAESAVISGLLHSDIFSVLATLDEREQQVIRLRFGLDDGQPRTLDQIGKLFGLSRERVRQIEREVMGKLRAGDRAERLRSYAS
- a CDS encoding extracellular solute-binding protein; amino-acid sequence: MRSHRKRFLALGALVTGAALLAACSSSQESSSSSSSASPTTSSSASALPQLNGQEFAILGPWTKDEQVTFQKVIDDFNAKTGAKGTYTSGGDDVPTILGTKVAGGAPPDVAVIASPGTVEKFAKEGKLKPANPQVQAAVGANYSPLWTELGSVDGKLYSVYADASNKSTFWYSTKAFETAGVTDEPKTWDDLVKTAQTLADSGVQVPIAVAGGDGWTLTDWFENVYIRTAGLDSYDKLTKHEIPWTDPSVTKALETLKKIWGNKALVGDPATALQTSFTQSVANTFKNDAPSAMVYEASFVATQIGQEVPTAKVGTDAKFFPFPEIDGSPQSVVGGGDAVVAFTDNPAAQAFLQYMASTDAAKLMVSSEGSGFASANKTLQASDYPNETLAKVGADIVAAGDKFRFDMSDQTPSAFGGTKGQGQWKALQDFLGNGDVAAAQAQLESAAKAAYK